From one Chiloscyllium plagiosum isolate BGI_BamShark_2017 chromosome 24, ASM401019v2, whole genome shotgun sequence genomic stretch:
- the LOC122562315 gene encoding protein Tob1-like: MQLEIQVALNFIISYLYNKLPRRRVNIFGEELEQLLKKKYEGHWYPDKPYRGSGYRCIHVGEAIDPVIEQAAKESGLDMKDVRDNLPEDLSVWIDPFEVSYQIGEKGPIKVLYVDDNNDTGTDLDKEIKNSFNPEAQVFMPICDPAGGSSVSSSPSPPFGHSAAVSPTFMPRSAQPLTFTTATFAATKFGSTKMKSSGRSKVTRASPTNLSLNMNNLLKQKTMSTSMHSLYGLGVGSQQQQKTSALSPNAKEFVFPGIQGQGGTSAMFPGDSPLNLSPLQYGNAFDMFAYGGLNEKSFVDGLNFSLSNMQYSNQQFQPVMAN; the protein is encoded by the coding sequence ATGCAGCTGGAAATCCAAGTAGCACTCAATTTTATCATCTCATATTTGTACAATAAACTCCCAAGGCGACGAGTTAACATTTTTGGAGAGGAATTGGAACAGCTGCTGAAGAAGAAATATGAAGGTCACTGGTATCCGGACAAGCCATACAGAGGATCTGGGTACAGGTGTATACATGTAGGGGAAGCCATTGATCCTGTCATCGAGCAAGCTGCCAAAGAGAGTGGACTGGACATGAAGGATGTTCGCGACAACCTGCCTGAGGACTTGAGTGTCTGGATAGACCCTTTCGAGGTATCATATCAGATTGGAGAGAAAGGGCCCATCAAGGTGCTGTATGTGGATGATAACAATGATACTGGGACTGATCTGGACAAAGAAATCAAAAACAGCTTCAACCCTGAGGCTCAGGTCTTTATGCCCATTTGTGACCCAGCTGGGGGCTCATCTGTATCCAGTTCCCCATCTCCCCCATTTGGTCACTCTGCTGCCGTGAGCCCCACTTTCATGCCTCGTTCTGCCCAGCCTTTAACATTCACCACTGCCACTTTTGCTGCTACAAAGTTCGGTTCGACCAAAATGAAGAGCAGTGGCCGCAGTAAGGTCACGCGCGCATCCCCCACTAACCTTAGCTTGAACATGAATAACCTGCTGAAGCAGAAAACCATGTCAACATCCATGCACTCTCTCTATGGGCTTGGTGTGGGCAGCCAGCAGCAACAGAAGACTTCAGCCCTTTCTCCCAATGCCAAGGAGTTTGTTTTCCCTGGCATCCAGGGGCAGGGTGGTACCAGTGCAATGTTCCCAGGGGACAGTCCCCTAAACCTCAGCCCTCTCCAATATGGTAATGCCTTTGACATGTTTGCTTATGGAGGCCTAAATGAAAAATCTTTTGTTGATGGTCTGAATTTCAGCCTCAGTAACATGCAGTATTCTAACCAGCAGTTCCAACCTGTCATGGCTAATTAA